The Kordia sp. SMS9 genome window below encodes:
- a CDS encoding MATE family efflux transporter, with product MATNKSAELGTQPIGKLLIAQAVPASIGILVMSLNMVVDTIFVGQWIGAMAIAAITVVVPLTFLIASIGMAIGVGGASIISRALGRDDHDKAQRTFGNMIVMSFGLAIFFVIVGLIFKEEALALFGAKGKILPPAEIYYVIVMYGIPFLALCMTGNPVVRAEGKPKFAMVALILPAFGNIFFDYLFINVLDMGMAGAAWATSISYFICFLFIYWFFLSKHSELKIKLRCFKLEHAIVREITELGGVTLARQGMVSILSIILNHTLFQYGGETSVTIYGIISRMLMFALFPVMGISQGFLPIAGYNYGAEKLARVRESINISIKYGTGLALIIFAVIMFFPEQITQVFTKDETVIRETPNALRWVFLVTPLIAVQMIGAGYFQAIGKAVPALLLTLTKQGFFLIPLILILPQYFGIFGVWVAFPIADLMSTIVTGWYLNREVRRTLK from the coding sequence ATGGCAACCAACAAATCTGCCGAACTAGGAACGCAACCCATCGGTAAATTGCTCATTGCACAAGCGGTTCCAGCGTCGATTGGAATCCTTGTCATGTCGCTCAATATGGTTGTTGATACCATTTTTGTGGGACAATGGATTGGTGCGATGGCAATTGCGGCAATAACGGTTGTGGTACCGCTTACCTTTTTAATAGCTTCTATTGGAATGGCAATTGGTGTTGGTGGCGCGTCCATCATTTCCAGAGCGTTAGGAAGAGACGATCACGACAAAGCACAGCGAACGTTTGGAAACATGATTGTCATGTCGTTCGGTTTGGCAATTTTCTTTGTCATTGTCGGACTCATCTTTAAAGAAGAAGCCTTGGCATTATTTGGTGCGAAAGGTAAAATTTTACCGCCCGCCGAAATCTACTATGTCATTGTCATGTACGGAATTCCTTTTTTGGCATTGTGTATGACGGGAAATCCTGTGGTGCGTGCAGAAGGCAAACCAAAATTTGCCATGGTTGCGTTGATTCTTCCTGCGTTTGGAAACATATTTTTCGATTATTTATTTATCAATGTGTTGGATATGGGCATGGCAGGCGCGGCTTGGGCAACGTCCATTTCGTACTTTATCTGCTTTCTCTTCATCTATTGGTTTTTCCTATCAAAACACAGTGAACTTAAAATTAAATTGCGTTGTTTCAAGTTAGAACATGCTATTGTGCGTGAAATAACAGAACTCGGTGGTGTAACCTTGGCGCGACAAGGAATGGTGAGTATTCTTTCCATCATTCTCAATCATACACTATTTCAATATGGCGGCGAAACGTCGGTTACCATTTATGGAATTATCAGCAGAATGTTAATGTTTGCACTATTTCCTGTGATGGGAATTTCGCAAGGATTTCTACCAATTGCAGGTTACAATTACGGAGCAGAAAAGTTGGCGCGTGTGCGCGAAAGTATCAATATATCCATCAAATATGGAACAGGTTTGGCGTTGATAATCTTTGCCGTCATCATGTTTTTTCCAGAACAAATCACGCAAGTGTTCACCAAAGACGAAACCGTTATTCGTGAAACGCCAAATGCACTGCGTTGGGTATTTCTAGTCACACCATTAATCGCGGTACAAATGATTGGTGCAGGCTATTTTCAAGCCATTGGAAAAGCCGTTCCTGCGTTATTGCTCACCTTAACCAAACAAGGTTTTTTCCTCATTCCGTTAATTCTCATCTTACCACAATACTTTGGAATCTTTGGAGTTTGGGTTGCCTTTCCAATTGCCGATTTGATGTCAACGATTGTTACTGGTTGGTATTTAAATCGGGAAGTGAGACGTACGTTGAAGTGA
- a CDS encoding TraB/GumN family protein, which yields MRLYISLLFLCCTTFLIAQEDKQSLLWEVSGNGMEKPSFLYGTMHVSKKVAFRLDDVFFKALNEAETVALESDPTTWLAHNYEQMSEESPQSYGEENFYNRNFNPRFSKKEAVRRIIRFDNRIINGYLYRKQAGADDFEEETYLDMFIYQAGKKNNKPIISLEDIKESRYLTSRAAYNILKKKPDEWVQKMFKDQNRYTVQEDAYRDRNIWLLDSIGAAVNTDFYREHMLYKRNENMVIVMDSLMQHKTVFAGVGAAHLAGEKGMLQMLEDRGYTVKPLTSKQTDFAMKAKVELEDLHVQPELNSYSTPDGFITIKTFDELREFVYKEQKFYLAPDMTNGAYLTITRLNTYDLFPNEEKITLEEIDPLLYEDIPGDIISKEPLTSPFPGFSIVNKTKKGDYQKYHIYKTPLEMIIIKFGGKKDFVLQYEQEIFNSIQFRKPSNELKTYTSEFNKYAFLFPANFISDNTKNVGNKLLQAAVNDEYYFFKEVFNNDISYIEEDAFEAEYIHDNFYKKLDIEKIDGTFVNYDYKSYESSAIVDTISKRKIYLKTIVKDESYYLLGMITDDAQKAQTYFTSFKLKTPTYKEFNKVLDTSLHFSVLTNTKQPAIGSSYNSRFNPDKKEYDQEKKYITYTSKSNEKVLVRRVKYHDLQMFHNIDSLWDGMERFYEYNFVIEDKKRAQKDNLYYSTYILKDTASAKRIYRKNILKNGVLFSLTTLEDSIAARSEFVKNFYETFTPLDTLLGKDVFVDKTQIFFDGIKNNDSIVLKAYAKIKFDDAHANPIIELLKTHEFDEDRENIKNYLISSLGKLENDRIFPFLKELYIEAYDKPKTQTAILKTLLQQKDEASYEMILELLEKDFPLDSRAINRLFKTGKDRLELKKELFPELLKYSSIQEYKMPIYQLLTQLSDSSLIKPKIYKKYKNQLLNDARIEVKRNLGKSSSYNYKSGQALELYVKLLFPFRKDKNVRDFYQKLIKTEAKTALTTYVVLLAKNKEQIPGELKEKTFFDDKALASMLWKLAENDLLAIVPDSLKTQQHYAKAGLMSRIGLDKEKDTISFVKTVNVTNEDGDITIYFFKVTEENRYRDTNKLYHVAFVDKPTLNTEPYLLTKSRGKRIYGAEIDEELFEEAVEQVKYKRRKRISGRTRSY from the coding sequence ATGAGATTATATATTTCACTCTTATTTCTGTGCTGCACCACTTTTTTAATTGCTCAAGAAGACAAACAAAGTCTGCTTTGGGAAGTTTCTGGAAATGGCATGGAAAAACCGTCTTTTTTGTACGGAACGATGCACGTGAGTAAGAAAGTTGCGTTCCGATTGGACGATGTGTTTTTTAAAGCATTGAATGAAGCCGAAACGGTTGCCCTAGAATCTGATCCGACAACCTGGCTGGCACATAATTATGAACAAATGTCTGAAGAATCCCCACAAAGTTATGGGGAAGAGAATTTTTACAATCGAAATTTCAATCCGCGATTTTCCAAGAAAGAAGCCGTGCGACGCATTATTCGATTTGACAATAGAATCATCAACGGATATTTGTACCGCAAACAAGCTGGCGCGGATGATTTTGAAGAAGAAACCTACTTGGATATGTTTATTTACCAAGCAGGAAAAAAGAACAACAAACCGATTATTAGTTTAGAAGACATCAAAGAATCGCGGTATTTAACTTCGCGCGCAGCGTATAATATTTTGAAGAAAAAACCGGATGAATGGGTTCAAAAAATGTTCAAAGATCAAAATCGCTATACCGTTCAAGAAGACGCGTACAGAGATCGAAATATTTGGCTACTCGATTCTATTGGCGCCGCTGTAAATACTGATTTTTATCGTGAACACATGTTGTACAAACGCAATGAAAATATGGTCATTGTGATGGATTCGCTCATGCAACATAAAACCGTTTTTGCAGGTGTTGGTGCCGCACATTTAGCAGGAGAAAAAGGCATGTTGCAAATGTTAGAAGATCGTGGATATACGGTGAAACCGTTGACGTCTAAACAAACCGATTTTGCCATGAAAGCAAAAGTTGAGTTGGAAGACTTGCACGTACAACCTGAATTGAATAGTTACAGCACGCCTGATGGTTTTATTACCATAAAAACGTTTGATGAACTGCGTGAATTTGTATATAAAGAACAAAAATTTTACCTCGCACCCGACATGACCAACGGTGCATATTTGACCATTACACGTTTAAATACCTACGATCTGTTTCCGAATGAGGAAAAAATTACCTTGGAAGAAATTGATCCATTATTATACGAAGACATTCCTGGCGATATTATTTCCAAAGAACCGTTGACGAGTCCGTTTCCTGGATTTAGCATTGTGAATAAAACGAAAAAAGGCGATTACCAGAAGTATCATATTTACAAAACGCCGTTGGAAATGATCATCATCAAATTTGGCGGAAAGAAAGATTTTGTACTACAATATGAGCAAGAAATTTTTAACTCGATACAATTTCGCAAACCTTCTAACGAATTAAAAACCTATACTTCGGAATTTAATAAATACGCGTTTTTATTTCCTGCAAATTTTATTTCAGACAACACCAAAAACGTAGGAAATAAGTTGTTGCAAGCCGCTGTGAATGACGAATATTATTTCTTTAAAGAAGTCTTTAATAACGACATCAGCTATATTGAAGAAGATGCGTTTGAAGCAGAATATATTCACGATAATTTTTACAAAAAACTTGATATTGAGAAGATTGATGGCACCTTTGTCAATTATGATTATAAAAGTTATGAATCGTCCGCGATTGTTGATACGATTTCAAAGCGGAAAATCTACCTAAAAACCATCGTAAAAGATGAAAGTTATTATTTGCTCGGCATGATCACTGACGATGCACAAAAGGCACAAACCTATTTTACATCGTTCAAACTAAAAACACCAACATATAAAGAATTTAACAAAGTGTTGGATACTTCTCTGCATTTTTCCGTGTTGACCAATACCAAACAACCTGCAATTGGATCTTCGTATAATTCGCGATTCAATCCTGATAAAAAGGAGTATGATCAAGAAAAAAAATACATTACCTATACGTCAAAAAGCAATGAAAAAGTATTGGTGCGCCGCGTAAAATATCACGACTTGCAAATGTTTCACAATATTGACAGTTTGTGGGATGGCATGGAACGTTTTTACGAATATAATTTTGTAATTGAAGATAAAAAACGTGCACAAAAAGATAATCTATATTACAGCACGTATATTTTAAAAGATACCGCGAGCGCAAAACGAATATACCGAAAAAATATCTTGAAAAATGGTGTTTTATTTAGCTTAACTACGTTGGAAGATTCCATCGCAGCACGTTCAGAATTTGTGAAGAATTTTTACGAAACCTTTACGCCGTTAGATACTTTACTTGGGAAAGATGTGTTTGTAGACAAAACGCAAATTTTCTTTGATGGCATTAAAAATAATGACAGCATTGTACTCAAAGCGTATGCTAAAATTAAGTTTGATGATGCACATGCAAATCCAATTATTGAACTTTTGAAAACACACGAGTTTGATGAAGATCGAGAGAATATTAAAAACTATTTAATTTCGTCTTTAGGAAAGCTTGAAAATGATCGAATTTTTCCATTTTTAAAAGAATTATACATTGAAGCGTACGACAAGCCAAAAACACAAACGGCGATTTTAAAAACGCTGTTACAACAGAAAGATGAAGCTTCTTACGAAATGATTTTGGAGTTGTTAGAAAAAGATTTTCCGCTAGATTCAAGAGCCATCAATCGACTGTTTAAAACAGGAAAAGACAGGTTAGAATTGAAAAAGGAATTGTTCCCTGAATTGCTAAAATACTCAAGCATTCAAGAGTATAAAATGCCTATTTATCAACTATTAACGCAATTAAGCGATAGTAGTCTCATCAAACCAAAAATTTATAAAAAGTATAAAAATCAATTGTTGAACGATGCCCGAATTGAAGTGAAGCGGAACTTAGGGAAATCGTCTTCTTACAATTATAAAAGCGGACAAGCATTGGAGTTATATGTAAAGTTGTTATTTCCGTTCCGAAAGGATAAAAACGTTCGAGATTTCTATCAAAAATTGATCAAAACAGAAGCAAAAACCGCCTTGACGACGTATGTAGTATTGTTGGCAAAAAACAAAGAACAAATTCCTGGCGAATTGAAAGAAAAGACCTTTTTTGATGACAAAGCGCTGGCTTCTATGTTATGGAAATTGGCAGAAAACGACTTGTTAGCCATTGTTCCCGATTCGCTGAAAACCCAACAACACTATGCAAAAGCAGGACTAATGAGTCGCATTGGACTCGATAAAGAGAAAGACACCATTTCGTTTGTAAAAACGGTGAACGTCACAAATGAAGATGGCGATATTACCATTTATTTTTTCAAAGTCACAGAAGAAAATCGCTATCGTGATACGAACAAATTATATCATGTGGCATTTGTGGACAAACCAACATTGAACACCGAACCGTATTTATTGACCAAATCGAGAGGCAAACGCATTTACGGTGCGGAAATTGACGAAGAATTGTTTGAAGAAGCCGTAGAACAAGTAAAATATAAACGACGAAAACGCATCAGCGGACGAACGCGGTCATATTAA
- the hemH gene encoding ferrochelatase, producing MKGVLLINLGSPDSPNPKDVKTYLAEFLMDERVIDVPKWLRTFLVKGIILNTRPKKSAKAYQKIWWDEGSPLIIISERFQEKIKARAKVPVALGMRYGSMSIHKGLKELHDQGVDEVLVVPLYPHYAMSSYETVVVKTEEEQKAHFPNMELTVVPPFYKHPDYIRVLSEKIKKHIADIDYDHILFSYHGIPERHIRKSDPTKSHCKMDGSCCNTPSKAHEYCYRHQCFETTKLVGEYLDLPADKFSNSFQSRLGGDPWLKPYTDKEFERFPEEGKKNLVVITPAFVADCLETLEEIAMEGEEEFKEAGGEEYQHIPCLNDDDEWVKVMTRWINEWSVTSEAKEEINA from the coding sequence ATGAAAGGTGTATTACTGATAAATCTTGGTTCGCCAGATAGCCCAAATCCTAAAGACGTAAAAACATATTTAGCCGAATTCTTAATGGACGAACGCGTGATTGATGTTCCAAAATGGCTTCGAACGTTCTTAGTAAAAGGAATCATTCTCAATACGCGTCCGAAAAAATCGGCAAAAGCCTATCAAAAAATCTGGTGGGATGAAGGTTCTCCATTAATCATTATCTCTGAACGTTTTCAAGAAAAAATTAAAGCGCGCGCCAAAGTGCCTGTTGCATTGGGAATGCGTTACGGTTCCATGAGCATTCACAAAGGATTGAAAGAATTGCACGATCAAGGTGTAGATGAAGTATTGGTTGTTCCACTGTATCCACACTACGCGATGTCTTCGTACGAAACGGTAGTTGTCAAAACGGAAGAAGAGCAAAAAGCACACTTCCCAAACATGGAATTGACAGTTGTGCCGCCTTTTTACAAACATCCAGATTACATCCGCGTACTTTCAGAAAAAATAAAAAAACACATCGCAGACATTGATTACGATCATATTCTGTTTTCGTATCACGGAATTCCAGAAAGACATATTCGTAAATCTGATCCAACAAAATCGCATTGCAAAATGGACGGAAGTTGTTGCAATACGCCGTCAAAAGCACACGAATATTGCTACAGACATCAATGTTTTGAAACCACAAAATTAGTGGGTGAATATTTAGACTTGCCAGCAGATAAATTCAGCAACTCGTTCCAATCGCGTCTCGGTGGCGATCCTTGGTTAAAACCGTATACGGATAAAGAATTTGAACGTTTTCCAGAAGAAGGCAAAAAGAATTTAGTTGTCATCACGCCAGCATTCGTAGCCGATTGTTTGGAAACGCTTGAAGAAATTGCAATGGAAGGTGAAGAAGAATTCAAAGAAGCTGGAGGAGAAGAATATCAGCATATTCCTTGCCTAAACGACGATGATGAGTGGGTAAAAGTTATGACCCGTTGGATTAACGAATGGAGTGTAACTTCCGAAGCTAAAGAAGAAATAAACGCCTAA